The Nocardia sp. NBC_00508 nucleotide sequence CTCACCAGGGCGGTGCGCCGGCTCCTGCCCGAGGATCCGGAGGTCACCGGGTTGCTTGCACTGATGCTGCTCACCGACGCCCGCCGCGCGGCACGCAGCGGCGCACACGGGGAGCTGATCCCGCTGGCCGAACAGAACCGCGCGCAGTGGGACCGGGCGCTGATCACCGAGGGAACCACGCTGATCACCGGCACCCTGGCCGGTGGCCTGCGCGGGCCCTACCAGATCCAGGCCGCCATCGCAGTTCTGCACGCCCAGGCCGCCCGCGTCGAGGACACCGAATGGACCACGATCCTGGCACTGTACGACCGGCTCGAGCAGTGCACCGACAACCCGATGGTGACGCTCAACCGTGCGGTGGCCACGGCCATGGTGGCGGGGCCCGAAGCAGGCCTCGCACTTGCCGAAACACTCGATGACCAACTCACCGGCACACACCGCCTCGACGCGGTGCGCGGTCATCTGCATGAGATGGCAGGCGATGTCGACGCCGCGATCACCCACTACGCCAGTGCCGCCGCCCGCACGACCAGCATCCCCGAACGCGACTACCTGACCATCCGCGCCGCGCGTCTGCGCTGTGTTTGATTTGCAGCGCCTGCAGTGGTGACGGCAGCAGGCACGGTTGGCCGTTCCAGGGCTGTGCTCGATTCGATCGGCAGGGCTGGCGGTGCCGCGGCTTCGACTGGGGACGGGGACACGAGCGGGCTGGGGCATGTAGCCGACTGCGGCCGAGGCAGACTACGCGGTGTGGCAGACAAACACAGTGCGGGCGTCCTGCTGTTTCGCCGAAGTACGGCCGGTGCGGTCGAGGTTTTGCTCGGGCACATGGGCGGGCCGTTCTGGACGCGAAAAGACCTGGGCGCGTGGTCGATTCCCAAGGGCGAGTACGAGCCGGAGACCGAGGACGCGCGCGTTGCGGCAAGCCGCGAGTTCACCGAAGAGCTCGGTCTCCCGGTTCCCGATGGCGCGTGGGTACCGCTGGGCGAGGTGCGCTACGGCAGCGGCAAGGGAAAGAAGATCCTCACCGCCTGGGCTGTCGAGGGCGACGTGGACCCCGCCGAGGTCGTGCCGGGAACCTTCCAGCTGGAGTGGCCGCCGCACTCGGGCCGGTTCGTGGACTTCCCGGAAATCGATCGCGCCGAGTGGTTCGACCCGGCCACCGCGCGGGACAAGCTGGTCGCGGGCCAGCGGCCCTATCTGGACCGGCTGACCGAGCACCTGGCGGGCTGACCGGCCGCTACGCCCAGCCTTCCTGGCGGCACATGCTTCAACGTCGAGCCTCCGAATCCATACTGGTGAACGCAAACTCGCCACGCCAAACCGGGGCGTACTTCGGTCACGGCTGTATGGCGTACGAGCTTGGTTCCGTCAGATTCCGAGAGACGCGACCATCCAGTTCCGGGCTGCCTCGAGATCGTTGCGGGGGATGGCGCGGGTTGCGCACGTCGGCTTGCTCACCCATCGCCGTGACCGCCACCCGATCATGGGTCGCACTGTCCACCACCCCATCTCGCGAAGCAGCATGTGGCCCCCACCCGTGTACCGCGTGTTCAGCCATCGCCGGGATCGTGGTCGCGTCGCCGCCCTCCACAGACCGGTCAGGTGATCGCGCATGGTAACCGGACCGTCGTAGTCGGCGTGCCGCCGTCCGTTCGGCAATCGCATGTCATCCGCCTATTTTGCAGTCGTCGGCCGAAACATCTCGCGTACCGGATATGGTCTCGATCGGGCCGTATGGCCTGCCCTGGATCGTACCCACGACCTGGGCATACATACGCCACTTCCCCGGCACACACGGAGCAGTGGCGGTGTGAGTCCGGCGCGACCACGGCACCAGCCTGGTTCGTACGTGCTCGCCAACGGATTCCCACTGGCCCGAGTTACTGAGCCGCTGCAAGCTCAGGTAGTAGTCATGCGTGAGACCAGGGTCGCCGTCGCGGGGAATGTCGCATTTCGCCCATGCGTCTGCATGAACCTCCGGCCGTATGATCGTCGGCTTTGAGAAGATGAATCCGTTGTCACACAGCTGTCTTCGCGCATCGATCACCAGCGGCCCGCTGGGACTGGCGTTCGCGATAGTGCTGCCTGCGCCGGAAATCAGCATCGCGCCGAGCGCTGCGACGCTGATGCTCAGCCGAGAAATGTTGTTACGCAACGTCTTCTCCATTTCAAATAGCCTGACCAGCGGGCCGATCAGTACTCCCGTGCCGCATCGGGCTTCATCCGGCCCGTGTCCTCGCGTTCGATCCGTTCGCGGATTCCCCTGACGGTCCGGTCCTTCGGTCTCCGCTCAGGC carries:
- a CDS encoding NUDIX domain-containing protein, which encodes MADKHSAGVLLFRRSTAGAVEVLLGHMGGPFWTRKDLGAWSIPKGEYEPETEDARVAASREFTEELGLPVPDGAWVPLGEVRYGSGKGKKILTAWAVEGDVDPAEVVPGTFQLEWPPHSGRFVDFPEIDRAEWFDPATARDKLVAGQRPYLDRLTEHLAG